AGAGGGCGAGGAGCTTGCCGGTGATTTCAGGGCGAGAATAGACGAAATCGAACGCACCCTGAAAGATATCAGGGAGATAGCGGCCAGCAACCTCGAAACGATCCGCAAGCGGCTGGCAACCAAAATCAGCGCCATAGCCGGACGCGATGTCGAGTACAGCAAGGATCGTCTTGAAATGGAGATCGTCATGGCTGCCGATCGGCTCGATATTACCGAGGAGTGTATCCGTTTCAACAGCCACAACAAGTTTTTCATCGAAGAGCTGAACAACAGTTCGAGCGGCTCGGGTCGCAAGCTCAATTTCCTCCTGCAAGAGCAGCTCCGCGAGGCCAACACCATCGCTTCGAAGTCGCAGAATGCCGATATTTCCCAGAAGGTGGTGCACATCAAGGAGGAACTCGAAAAGGTCAGGGAGCAGCTGCAAAACATCGAATAAGCCTATGAGCGCAGAACAGGTTTCGGGCCGGGGCAGGCTGATCGTCTTTTCAGCCCCGTCGGGCACCGGTAAATCGACGGTTGCCAAACTGGTTATGGAGCGTCTCGGTTCTCTTGAATTTTCGGTATCTGCCACGACGCGCCAGATGAGGCCCGGCGAGCGCGATGGCGTCGATTACCACTTTCTGAGCCGCGAGGAGTTCGAGAAAAAGATTGCCGAAAACGGCTTCATCGAACACGAGTTCTTTTTCGGTAACTTCTATGGAACGCTGCTCGACAAAACGCGCGAGGCAATCGATGCGGGCCGCAATCTGCTTTTTGATCTCGATGTGAAGGGTGCGCTGAATCTCAAAAAAATTTTCGGAGAGCGGGCGTTGCTCGTTTTTCTCAAACCCCCGAGCATGGATGAGCTTGCCCGGCGTTTGCAGTCTCGCCAGAGCGAGAGCGCCGAGGCGTTGAAAACCCGTCTCGAACGGGCGGAGATGGAGCTTTCCCATGCCAATCAATTTGATTTTGTCGTGGTCAATGACGATCTCGAACGCACGGTCGATCTTGTCGCTTCGGAGATCGCCCGGTTTCTTCCACAATCATAACGCACTATTGCCATGTCGGTCCAACCAGTAGATTTGAACAAGCTGAGAAGTACGCATGAAAATCTCTATGAAACTGTTGTAGCCATTTCGAAGAGAGCGAGGGAGATTCACGAAGAGGAGCGGGCTGAGCTCGAAGAGCGCTTGCTGCCGTACAAGGAGATGATCCGGAATCCCGCTTCGGAGTCCGAATCGGAAAAGGTGTTTCCCGAACAGATCGCCATCAGCGTCGAGTTCGAGTGCCGTGAAAAACCGTCCCAGCAGGCGGTGGCGCAGTATTTCGATCACCAGTACGATTATGTTCTCGAAAAAATCACTGAAACCAGGGTAGCGGAGACCGAGGATGAAGATGAATCTGACGGGGATTAACCAGATCACGCTCCGGGTCAACGATGTCCGGCTGGTCGAAGAGTTCTATTCCGGAATTCTCGGCTTCCGTGTGGATCATCGGGCCGGAGCGAATATCTCCTACCTGCGCCTCAATTCTGACATGCTCGTGCTGGTCAAGGCGGAAACGCCGGGCACGGCCGATGCGAGGGATATTCGCGTTGATCATTTCGGATTCAGGTTGGCCTCGGACGACGAGGTTGACGAGGCCGCCGTCTATCTCGACGATCGCGGCGTGCACCTGGTTACCAGGCCTGCGCATCGCCGTGAAGGCCGGGCCTTTTTCGTGATGGATCCGGACGGCAACCTGATCGAATTTTACTCCATGAAAGCCACGGGCCTGGAATCTCCGGTGGAGAACATCGATACCCGCACGGCGAACGAAATCGCCACGGACTCTCGCCGGGAGATGGCGGCTGGCAACGATATCAAAAAGACGAGGCGGTCGAGAAAGTAAGCCGGGGATCGCCGTTTCTTTGTTCCGCAACTCTTCGACGGGATCACACCCATGCATATCGGTGTCCTGACCGGCGGCGGCGACGCGCCCGGAATCAACGCATGTATCAAGACCATCGTGACGACCAGCGCCGAAAAAGGGTATCGGGTGACCGGTATTCGCCGGGGCTGGAATGGCCTCCTGGCGTTCAATCCCGATGAAGCGGCCAGTCGCGCCGAGCATATTTCCGATCTCGATCCCGAGCTGGTCCGGCGAATCGACCGCACCGGCGGCACCTTGCTTCATACCAGCCGGGTCAACCCCGGAAACCTAAAAAAGAAAGAGATTCCCGCTTTTCTCCGCAACTCGCCGCACCGGTTGCGTTCAGGCCTTCATCACTCCGGAAACTTTGATCTGACCGATCATGTGCTCCGGAGCATCGAAGCGCTCGGGCTCGATGTGATCATCGTCATCGGCGGCGACGACACGATCGGTTACGCCGAGCATCTCTCCCGCAAGGGGGTCAAGGTGATCGGCGTGCCGAAGACGATGGACAACGATGTCTACGGTTCGGACTACTGCATCGGCTTCGGCACTGCGGTCACCCGGAGCGTGCAGTACATCCACCAGCTTCGAACAAGCTCCGGCTCGCACGAGCGTATCACCGTCGTCGAGCTGTTCGGACGCAACACCGGCGAAACCTGCCTCGTCAGCGCCTATCTCGCGGGCGTCGACCGCGCCCTCATTCCTGAGGCGCCCTTCGATCCCGAAACTCTCGCCGAGTTCGTGATTCAGGACAAGGTGGCCAATCCGAGCCAGTACGCCATGATCGCCATCAGTGAAGGGGCGCGGATGGTCGGGAGCAAGATGATCGAGTATTGCGGGCGTCGGTACGACGAAGATGGCCACGAGCCTGCCGGAATCGGCCAGTTGACTCGCGAAACCCTCTCGATGCTCACCGGCCAGGAGGTGATCTGCCAGCCGCTCGGCTACCTGATGCGTTCCGGTATTCCCGATGCGCTCGACCTGATGGTGGGCTTCAACTTCGCCCAGCTCGCCGTGGAGCTGGTCGCCGAAGGCACCTTCGGCGTCATGGTGGCGCTTCAGCAGGGTATCTACACCTGCCTGCCGCTTGCGGAGGTCTCATCCAACACCAAACAGGTCGATATCAGCGAACTCTACGACCTGCGCTACTACCGCCCGAAGATGCGAAGCGTCATGGGCAAGCCGATGTTTCTTTATTAGCAGGTTTAGCGGCGGCCTGGGAAATCGGGGATTCTGCGGGGATTGGGTGCTTTGGGACTTGTGGGAGAAGAATTTGTCCGCATTGTCCACCTCGTCCGTTGCTCACAAATACTCTTCGCCCTGAAGCAGAAGTTCGGCTTCGCGGAGCTGTTCAGGGGTATTGATGCCGCGGATTTCGTTGGCGTCGGCTACCTTGTAGGCGCACACCTTTTTGCCTTTGCCGAAGCAGATGCCGAACACGTCGGTGAGGTAGTATTCGCCTTGGGCGTTCTTGTTGGTGATGCCGTGCAGGGCGGAAAACAGCTCGGCGGCGTTGAAGACGTAAACGCCGGAGTTGATTTCCGTTACCGCTTTTTCCGCCTCCGTGGCATCCTTCTGCTCGACGATTTTCAATACTTCTTCGCCGCCGCCGTTTCTGATGATCCGTCCGTAGCCTGTCGGATCGTCCATCTCGGCGGTCAGCACCGTGGCGACCGCCTGCCGCGAACGGTGAAACCCGATCAGCGCCCCGAGGGTACGGGCCGTGAAGAGCGGCGCGTCGCCTGAAAGAATAACGACCTCTCCCTCGAAATCCTTCAGAAACGGTTCGGCCTGCATGACGGCGTGGCCGGTGCCGAGCTGCGGCTCCTGCAGGGCGTAATCGACCGGAAATCCTGCGGTTGCGTTTCGAACCAGCCCGGCCTGGTGACCGACGATGAGCACGATTTTTCCGGGATCGAGCGCCTGCGATTTTTCGATGACATACGCCACCAGCGGTTTGCCGTTCGCTTCGTGCAGCACCTTCGGGAGATCCGATTTCATTCGCGTGCCTTTACCGGCGGCCATGATGACAATTGCAAGGCTCATAACGCGTAATTTTGTAAAGGGTTGATGAGAGTTTCAGCCGAGATATTCGTTCTCCGCGCCCACCCGGTGGCGGCGCTTCGGATTGTTCATCCGGTCAACGATGACGATCATCGGTTGCCAGTTACGCGCCTCTTCGGGCTCCATTTCGGCGAAGGTCATGATGATGATCTCGTCGCCGGGCAGCGCGCAGCGGGCCGCCGCGCCATTGAGCTGGATTTCGCGCAGGCCGCGGGTACCCTCGATGATATAGGTCTCGAATCGCTCGCCGTTGTTGTTGTTGACCACCAGCACCTTCTCGTTGGCCATCATGTCGGCCATTTCGAGCAGCTCCTTGTCGATGGTGATGCTTCCTTCATATTCAAGGTCTCCACTGGTAACGATGGCGTTGTGGATCTTGGATTTGAGCATGTGTAATTTCATAACGGCGCAAACAGAGTCGAATTATTTGGATAAGGCTTCACCGCTGGCATGGAAAATCCTGTAGTGTTTCATGGCTTCGTCGCTTTCGAAGCCATATCCCCGAATAGTGCGGGAGGGGCCGGAAATCGTGACATATTTGTCTGATCGAATCATGCGGTCGTGACTGGTGCGCCAGATGTGTTCGGTGCGAATGACCGTGCCGTCAGCCGAACGGATGACGACGTTGTCGAACGCTTCGATATCGTGATTGTCGTGCACGATGCCCCGGCCTGCCGTAATAAGGGTAGCGTCTCCATCACGGTTGAACAGTTGCACACTGAGTCCGCCATCGAGACGGATCTCCTGTTTCTCTCCCTGACGGTATTCAGATGCATGGCGAGCGCTGACAATCGTTTTGGTCCTGCCATTGTCCGAAACCACGAGCGTGACATTCCAGCTCTCCTGGGCAGGCATCTCTTTTGCCGAAACGGCAGCCGCCGACATGCGAGACTCCTTTTTGGGAGCGCTACAGCCGACGGCGCTGAACACTATTGCCAGAAATAAAAAAGTTGTCCGGCGAGAATGCAAGGGGCTTCCTGGAGAGTGTTACTTGATTTTAAGCTGGTCGAGCACCTTGAAGGTGATGTCCGACTGGGCATCGCCATACACGCGGGCGCTCTTGTCGAAAATCATGCTGTAACCATCCTTCTGCGCGACCGAAGCGACGGTTGCATCGATTTTCTGACGGATCGGCGCGATCAGCTCCTGCTCCTTCTGGGAGAGCAGCCGCTGCTTCTCCATGGCGCTTTTCTGCAGGTTCTCCTGCTGGGCGCGAAGCTCTTTCTCTTTGACCGCGTTCGGCTTGCCGGACTTCTGATAGGCCTGGATGGCGCTCTGGAGCGCGTTCTGCTGTTTGGCAAGCTCCGCGCCGCTCTGGTTTTTCATCGTCTGAAGAGACTGGTCGGCGGTTTTGGTTTCCGGCATCATCTGAAAAATCCTGCCGTAATCGACCACGCCGATTTTCTGGGTATTATCAGCGGCAAAAGCCTGTGGAGCCGAGAGAGTCATGCCAAGCGTGAGCGACATGAACAGAAAACCTGATACTGCTTTTTTCATTGTTTTGAAGTCTGTCATTATCGGTGTGTTTAGGTTTTTCATGATACAATGCGTACGGTTCTTTGGCTTTTCATCGAATCGATACCCCGAAAAGTAATAATTCCGGTCTGAAAATACTATTGCGCCAAAGAAAAACAGGATAAGGCAAACGCTCCCCGCGAAGGCAGTGTGTGTGGGGGGATTTATGTGCTTCGCTGTGTGCGTTTTCTGAAAATCTGGCCGGGTTCCTGTTCTACGACCCGTTTCAGTTCGAGTTCGAAAAGGTGTACCAGCAGAGCGTCGATTGTCAGGCCGGTTTTGTCGGCGATGAGATCGATGTGCATCGCGCCCGACTGGAGCGCTTCGACGATGCACGACTCCTCGATGTTCAGCGCGAGCGGCTCGGGCGCTCCCGTCTGTTTCATCGCGGGATTGCGCGACGGGTCGAGTTCGGCAAGGATGTCTCCGGCTGAAAAGACGGGTCTGGCCTGGTTTTGCTGGATGAGAAAGTTCGCTCCGCGCGAGGCGGCGGAAAAGATGCTGCCCGGAATGGCGAACACTTCGCGGTTCTGTTCGAGGGCGCAGGCGGCGGTGATCATTGAGCCGCCCTTGATGTCGGACTCGACGATCAGCGTGCCCTGCGTCAGGCCGGAGATCAGGCGGTTCCTGCGCGGGAAGTTGCCCGGTTCGGGTTTGATGCCGATCCACTCCTCCGAGACGATCGCGCCGCGTTCGAGGATTCGCGGCCAGAGCCGTCCGGCTGGGTCGGTGTAGATGCGGTCGATGCCGCAGCCGAGCACGGCGACGGTGACGCCGTCGCTCTCAACCGCCGCGCGGTGCGCCATCATGTCGATGCCGTAGGCCAGGCCGCTGAAAATCGCGTAGCCGTTGCCCGCCATTTCGCGGCAGATGAATTCGGTGGCCTGCTTGCCGTATGCCGTGGCCTTGCGCGTGCCGACGACGGCGAGCGAGGGGAGTCGGAGCGCGTCGGGATTGCCGCGCACGAAGAGGAGCAGCGGCGGATCGTAAATCTCCTTCAGAAGCGGCGGGTAGGCGGGGTCGAGGATTGTCACGACGGTGGCTCGCAGCAGTTCAGCCCGTGCGAGCTGCTCCGCCGCCGTCTCGCCCGCCTTCTGTCGCCACGCCGGGCTTGCGAGCCGCTCGGCGGT
This genomic window from Chlorobaculum limnaeum contains:
- the gmk gene encoding guanylate kinase produces the protein MSAEQVSGRGRLIVFSAPSGTGKSTVAKLVMERLGSLEFSVSATTRQMRPGERDGVDYHFLSREEFEKKIAENGFIEHEFFFGNFYGTLLDKTREAIDAGRNLLFDLDVKGALNLKKIFGERALLVFLKPPSMDELARRLQSRQSESAEALKTRLERAEMELSHANQFDFVVVNDDLERTVDLVASEIARFLPQS
- a CDS encoding DNA-directed RNA polymerase subunit omega, which gives rise to MSVQPVDLNKLRSTHENLYETVVAISKRAREIHEEERAELEERLLPYKEMIRNPASESESEKVFPEQIAISVEFECREKPSQQAVAQYFDHQYDYVLEKITETRVAETEDEDESDGD
- a CDS encoding VOC family protein, which codes for MNLTGINQITLRVNDVRLVEEFYSGILGFRVDHRAGANISYLRLNSDMLVLVKAETPGTADARDIRVDHFGFRLASDDEVDEAAVYLDDRGVHLVTRPAHRREGRAFFVMDPDGNLIEFYSMKATGLESPVENIDTRTANEIATDSRREMAAGNDIKKTRRSRK
- a CDS encoding 6-phosphofructokinase — its product is MHIGVLTGGGDAPGINACIKTIVTTSAEKGYRVTGIRRGWNGLLAFNPDEAASRAEHISDLDPELVRRIDRTGGTLLHTSRVNPGNLKKKEIPAFLRNSPHRLRSGLHHSGNFDLTDHVLRSIEALGLDVIIVIGGDDTIGYAEHLSRKGVKVIGVPKTMDNDVYGSDYCIGFGTAVTRSVQYIHQLRTSSGSHERITVVELFGRNTGETCLVSAYLAGVDRALIPEAPFDPETLAEFVIQDKVANPSQYAMIAISEGARMVGSKMIEYCGRRYDEDGHEPAGIGQLTRETLSMLTGQEVICQPLGYLMRSGIPDALDLMVGFNFAQLAVELVAEGTFGVMVALQQGIYTCLPLAEVSSNTKQVDISELYDLRYYRPKMRSVMGKPMFLY
- a CDS encoding sugar phosphate nucleotidyltransferase — protein: MSLAIVIMAAGKGTRMKSDLPKVLHEANGKPLVAYVIEKSQALDPGKIVLIVGHQAGLVRNATAGFPVDYALQEPQLGTGHAVMQAEPFLKDFEGEVVILSGDAPLFTARTLGALIGFHRSRQAVATVLTAEMDDPTGYGRIIRNGGGEEVLKIVEQKDATEAEKAVTEINSGVYVFNAAELFSALHGITNKNAQGEYYLTDVFGICFGKGKKVCAYKVADANEIRGINTPEQLREAELLLQGEEYL
- the panD gene encoding aspartate 1-decarboxylase; the encoded protein is MKLHMLKSKIHNAIVTSGDLEYEGSITIDKELLEMADMMANEKVLVVNNNNGERFETYIIEGTRGLREIQLNGAAARCALPGDEIIIMTFAEMEPEEARNWQPMIVIVDRMNNPKRRHRVGAENEYLG
- the lptC gene encoding LPS export ABC transporter periplasmic protein LptC, producing the protein MFSAVGCSAPKKESRMSAAAVSAKEMPAQESWNVTLVVSDNGRTKTIVSARHASEYRQGEKQEIRLDGGLSVQLFNRDGDATLITAGRGIVHDNHDIEAFDNVVIRSADGTVIRTEHIWRTSHDRMIRSDKYVTISGPSRTIRGYGFESDEAMKHYRIFHASGEALSK
- a CDS encoding OmpH family outer membrane protein is translated as MKKAVSGFLFMSLTLGMTLSAPQAFAADNTQKIGVVDYGRIFQMMPETKTADQSLQTMKNQSGAELAKQQNALQSAIQAYQKSGKPNAVKEKELRAQQENLQKSAMEKQRLLSQKEQELIAPIRQKIDATVASVAQKDGYSMIFDKSARVYGDAQSDITFKVLDQLKIK
- the dprA gene encoding DNA-processing protein DprA — protein: MTTTTEQSIALLLLIISQLPGIGPSRARALVNRFGPTPALLEADYDALRQIPGVGETIARETAERLASPAWRQKAGETAAEQLARAELLRATVVTILDPAYPPLLKEIYDPPLLLFVRGNPDALRLPSLAVVGTRKATAYGKQATEFICREMAGNGYAIFSGLAYGIDMMAHRAAVESDGVTVAVLGCGIDRIYTDPAGRLWPRILERGAIVSEEWIGIKPEPGNFPRRNRLISGLTQGTLIVESDIKGGSMITAACALEQNREVFAIPGSIFSAASRGANFLIQQNQARPVFSAGDILAELDPSRNPAMKQTGAPEPLALNIEESCIVEALQSGAMHIDLIADKTGLTIDALLVHLFELELKRVVEQEPGQIFRKRTQRST